In Daphnia pulex isolate KAP4 chromosome 7, ASM2113471v1, one genomic interval encodes:
- the LOC124197385 gene encoding protein Star-like isoform X2: MPGCIFPRHKDYANANRLQQDHPCVIELIRSQYLYRPSPPNVPLNLSHPEVADPSAAQSKVALTHLHNQTGGFFVECGAFDGEHGSNTLYMERHLQWKGILIEPDRKSFDKLLAKQRHSWALPVCLATEPHPTQVSFESNYEAGKIFGHDDDQQQANNSAERIIKEGIRLIVVQCFPLYSILLAVGRTRVDYFSLDVEGAESRILSHVPWHLVDIKTLTVEITSRNEQVVNQVTSHMRANGFNSAGLIMGQGYYDLVFVNKRIS; encoded by the exons atgcctggctgtatatttcccaggcataaag ATTACGCCAACGCCAATCGATTGCAGCAGGATCATCCTTGCGTCATCGAACTTATCCGGAGTCAGTATCTTTACCGGCCTTCACCACCCAACGTTCCGCTCAATTTGTCTCACCCAGAAGTGGCTGACCCGTCGGCCGCCCAATCCAAAGTTGCGCTAACTCACCTCCACAACCAG ACTGGAGGCTTTTTCGTTGAATGCGGGGCGTTTGATGGCGAACACGGATCCAACACGTTGTACATGGAACGGCACTTGCAGTGGAAGGGCATCCTCATCGAACCGGATCGGAAATCGTTCGACAAACTATTAGCCAAACAGCGACACTCTTGGGCTCTACCCGTTTGCCTCGCTACCGAACCGCACCCAACCCAA GTTTCATTTGAATCGAATTACGAGGCGGGAAAGATTTTTGGGCACGATGATGACCAACAGCAGGCGAATAATTCAGCGGAAAGAATTATTAAGGAGGGCATCCGGCTGATTGTAGTCCAGTGTTTCCCCTTGTATTCGATTCTACTGGCCGTGGGACGGACCCGCGTCGACTACTTCAGCCTCGACGTCGAAGGCGCCGAGAGTCGAATTCTTTCTCATGTGCCCTGGCATCTTGTCGACATTAAG ACGCTGACAGTGGAGATAACGTCACGCAATGAGCAAGTAGTCAACCAAGTCACCAGTCACATGAGGGCTAACGGATTCAACAGTGCCGGATTGATAATGGGACAGGGATACTATGACCTGGTCTTTGTCAACAAACGAATTAGTTGA
- the LOC124197385 gene encoding uncharacterized protein LOC124197385 isoform X1, which yields MALLKTWRRLKKLQQRVIAILLLLLIPLFSLRHFKNHQLLLNLMNEKYGKEWVTSVSPPGPECTIDYANANRLQQDHPCVIELIRSQYLYRPSPPNVPLNLSHPEVADPSAAQSKVALTHLHNQTGGFFVECGAFDGEHGSNTLYMERHLQWKGILIEPDRKSFDKLLAKQRHSWALPVCLATEPHPTQVSFESNYEAGKIFGHDDDQQQANNSAERIIKEGIRLIVVQCFPLYSILLAVGRTRVDYFSLDVEGAESRILSHVPWHLVDIKTLTVEITSRNEQVVNQVTSHMRANGFNSAGLIMGQGYYDLVFVNKRIS from the exons ATGGCGTTGCTGAAAACTTGGCGACGATTAAAAAAGTTACAGCAAAGGGTGATCGCTATCCTCCTTTTATTACTTATACCCTTGTTTTCGCTTCGCCATTTCAAAAATCATCAATTGcttttgaatttaatgaacGAAAAGTACGGGAAAGAGTGGGTGACATCCGTGTCACCACCCGGTCCTGAATGCACTATCG ATTACGCCAACGCCAATCGATTGCAGCAGGATCATCCTTGCGTCATCGAACTTATCCGGAGTCAGTATCTTTACCGGCCTTCACCACCCAACGTTCCGCTCAATTTGTCTCACCCAGAAGTGGCTGACCCGTCGGCCGCCCAATCCAAAGTTGCGCTAACTCACCTCCACAACCAG ACTGGAGGCTTTTTCGTTGAATGCGGGGCGTTTGATGGCGAACACGGATCCAACACGTTGTACATGGAACGGCACTTGCAGTGGAAGGGCATCCTCATCGAACCGGATCGGAAATCGTTCGACAAACTATTAGCCAAACAGCGACACTCTTGGGCTCTACCCGTTTGCCTCGCTACCGAACCGCACCCAACCCAA GTTTCATTTGAATCGAATTACGAGGCGGGAAAGATTTTTGGGCACGATGATGACCAACAGCAGGCGAATAATTCAGCGGAAAGAATTATTAAGGAGGGCATCCGGCTGATTGTAGTCCAGTGTTTCCCCTTGTATTCGATTCTACTGGCCGTGGGACGGACCCGCGTCGACTACTTCAGCCTCGACGTCGAAGGCGCCGAGAGTCGAATTCTTTCTCATGTGCCCTGGCATCTTGTCGACATTAAG ACGCTGACAGTGGAGATAACGTCACGCAATGAGCAAGTAGTCAACCAAGTCACCAGTCACATGAGGGCTAACGGATTCAACAGTGCCGGATTGATAATGGGACAGGGATACTATGACCTGGTCTTTGTCAACAAACGAATTAGTTGA